A region of the Ranitomeya imitator isolate aRanImi1 chromosome 10, aRanImi1.pri, whole genome shotgun sequence genome:
cagttgattgttccttaagctttccccaaatgaagtgtgttcaaaaactccaCCGTCGGAGActtgaccattcatgccaacatccacatcgacgaactcatagttcgcattgacaagggccatgaggatcacactgaaatatcctttgtagttgaaaaaaaaggatccagagttggctggttgcgtgatgcgcacatgctttccatctaatgcaccaccgcagtttggaaactgccacagctgatcaaaatcggaagcaatcttcttccagtcatccgccgtcttgggaaactgcaagatgagaaggaaacatgtacaaattaggtcaaatatattgttgtgcacatacactctcatgtggacatcctagagtgattgacgcACAGTtttgattagtataacaaagttatAGTCAACAATCCAgaatatgcaggcagccattttatcagacggcttcactgactgagagggggtgcAAAACAATATATCAAAATAATATAACCTattaaattacgttgggagcagcaaataaaagaagggtggcgcaggattggagcagcacatgtcagaatggagccgcaaaatgggagcagcacatgtcagaatggaggcgcaggatggcgcaggatcgcagcagcacatgtcagaatgggggcgcaggatgggagcagcacatgataggatgtagaacatataccaatagaaatgcgcgcaaccagggcgtagaacgggttaaatagctagtataatatatcgacataacacaacaGCCAAaataatatagtagtacctccatataatgccttaagctgtgcacaatggcctcgcatgtctccggaatcacaacgctcaggaaaggtctggaaacagctgcggaaaactgcaaatcctgaagagaccttcctgttgccaggaaccgcagtgtcaccgccaacctttcatccacgggcacggctgcacgcatcggcgtatcacgcctttgtatgagtggcgtaacagcagacagtattatttggaaggattcctctgacatccgaaggtagtttcggaaatcatgagggttattgtcacgtaactctcttatgagacccatgtgtgacaatgtggatcttttctgcagccagctccgggtccatatgcgacgttttcgtttaggacgtctctcctcttggagacgtgctgcctcaaacaccagggcagcagcaacaacagaactctcatcggaagtgagcatagttcctaaaaataaaacaaatgtacaataaatacacgtgcttacaaaacaatgttttgaccattgatctaataactatatatgttactactggcattaaatggggcagtcaaccatctcgatctgtaaaaggattaattaattgggccacgctacagctgtgtacctgaggttctcaggcctaccctactctactctccataaaggaacaatcgaccacgctccagcgtttatccccgttgaagcgcaacatctgctacaCTGTAGCGTTatgcataccttttgcggtaaaagtctgtagttatagtagttataaaagtACAGGGAAtctagcgaatttaggagttctgtatccagcacgtgctacagagagaaatgaatagagcgctcgacagctccggttttatccgcttggaacaatagtcctttgtctgtcgaatgagcgcacagtattgtaccgcccaatcagcacacgggaggtggagaattttgcgctcctacgtagccagctcctccgccctttacatcgtatacaatatcgtgcacacctttgttacaccatgcgatcatgccgccacagcgggacactagacgacgaaagaaagtttcaaacgatgtgctacgacgtacgattcacagcggggtccctgatcgcaggagcgtgtcacacactgcgatatcgtaactatatcgctcgaacgtcacgaatcgtgccgtcgtagcgatcaaaattgtactgtgtgacgataccctaagcccagtcagtaatttcattcctgaccaaacttctctggtattattgtgggacagtttcttttcaagtttaattctgaaggcttcctgggcctcctttattttatgcttcaattcatgctgtatcattttaatttcctctttgtcacccagtttaaatgccttttttttcctgttgagcaaatgcttcaattcctttgttatccatggcttgttgtttgcaaaacacctaatctttttagttggcaccaacatatcagtgcagaagttaatgtagtcagtcactctaccaaccacttcattaacatttgtatactcctccattgtcccaagcagcacatcccagtctgtaagatgaaagcaatcctgtaaagcctgttcatttgttggattccacattctaactgatttaatcttaggaggctgtgtactaaaggtaccttcacacataacgatattgttaacgatatcgttgctatttgtgacgtagcaacgatatcgttaatgaaatcgttatgtgtgacagcgaccaacgatcaggcccctgctgggagatcgttggtcgctgaataaagtccagaactttatttcgtcgctggactcctgctgacatctctggatcggcgtgtgtgacaccgatccagcgatgtcttcactggtaaccagggtaaacatcgggtaactaagcgcagggccacgcttagtaacccgatgtttaccctggttaccatgctaaaagtaaaaaaaaacaaacactacatacttacctaccgctgtctgtcctccagcgctgtgctctgcactcctcctgtactgtctgtgagccggaaagcagagcggtgacgtcaccgctctgctttccggctcacagacagtacaggaggagagcagagaagcagagcgcagcgctggaggacagacagcggtaggtaagtatgtagtgtttgtttttttttacttttagcatggtaaccagggtaaacatcgggttactaagcgcggccctgcgcttagttacccgatgtttaccctggttaccggcatcgttggtcgctggagagcggtctgtgtgacagctctccagcgaccaaacagcgacgctgcagcgatccggatcgttgtctgtatcgctgcagcgtcacttaatgtgaaggggccttaacaacaggttggtagactggtgacaatagtacaagattgtgatcagacttccccaagggcggcagggtagaggatgaataagcattcttgacattcgcatagagtaagtctaaagtaatattgtcacgtgttgtacatttcacaaattgataaaatttaggtaaggcagtagaaattttagctcggttaaaatccccagagattacagtaagcgagttggggtgtttcagctggagccgagcaatgactcctgacagcacttcacctgcagcctcatggtttgcagttggtggtatgtacaacactattgcagtaacaagcgagaattctctaggaatatagtaaggtctgaggccaacagctagcaattcaatgttcggacaacaatggcgctcccttacagtcacatgcccctgattgcaccaaccattgtttatgtagagtataactccaccacccttttttttgccgctcttcatagtgtctctatccgcccgaaccatgtgaaatcctggtactgaaacacttgagtccgggatctcgccacgtaaccatgtttcagtaaagcatatcaaactgcattctttgtattccctctgggtccgtattaatcccagcagttcatccgacttattacccagtgattgaacattccccatggatctgttcctctatgaaacagactaggatcccagtatctgttctctatgacacagactaggatgccaggatctgttctctatgacacagactaggatgccaggatctgttctctatgacacagactgggatcccaggatctgttctctatgacacagactaggatgccaggatctcttctctatgacacagactaggatcccaggatctcttctctatgacacagactaggatcccaggatctgttctctatgacagagactaggatgccaggatctgttttctatgacacagactaggatgccaggatctgttctctatgacacagactaggatgcaggatctgttctctatgacacagactaggatgtcaggatctgttctctaagacacagactaggatgccaggatctgttctctatgacacagactaggatcccaggatctgttctctatgacaaagactaggatgccaggatctgttctctatgacacagactaggatgccaggatctgttcctctatgacacggactaggatcccaggatctgttctctatgacacagactaggatgccaggatctgttctctatgacacagactaggatgccaggatctgttctctataacacagactaggatgtcaggatctgttctctatgacacagactaggatgccaggatctgttctctatgacagagactaggatgccaggatctgttctctttgacacagactaggatgccaggatctgttctctatgacacagactaggatgccaggatctgttctctatgacacagactaggatgccaggatctgttctctatgacacagactaggatcccaggatctgttctctatgacacagactaggatgccaggatctgttctctatgacacagactaggatcccaggatctcttctctatgacacagactaggatcccaggatctcttctctatgacacagactaggatcccaggatctcttctctatgacacagactaggatcccaggatctgttctctatgacacagactaggatgccaggatctgttctctatgacacagactaggatcccagtatctgttctctatgacacagactaggatgccaggatctgttcctctatgacacagactaggatcccaggatctgttctctatgacacagactaggatgccaggatctgttctctatgacacagactaggatcccaggatctgttctctatgacacagactaggatcccaggatctgttctctatgacacagactagaatgccaggatctgttccctatgacagactaggagcccaggatctgttctccatgacacagactaggatcccaggatctgttctctatgacacagactaggatgtcaggatctgttctatatgacacagactaggatgccaggatctgttctatatgacacagactaggatcccaggatctgttctatatgacacagactaggatgccaggatctgttcctctatgacacagactaggatcccagtatctgttctctatgacagactaggatcccaggatctgctctctatgacacagactaggatgcctggatctgttcctctatgacacagactaggatgccaggatctgttctctctgacacagactaggatgccaggatctgttctctatgacacatactaggatcccaggatctgttctctatgacacagactaggatgccaggatctgttctctatgacacagactaggatcccaggatctgttctctatgacacagactaggatgccaggatctgttctctatgacacagactaggatgccaggatctgttctctatgacagactaggagcccaggatctgttctctatgacacagactaggatcccaggatctgttctctatgacacacactaggatgccaggatctgttctctatgacacagactaggatgccaggatctgttctctatgacacagactaggatgtcaggatctgttctatttgacacagactaggatgccaggatctgttctatatgacacagactaggatcccaggatctgttctatatgacacagactaggatcccaggatttcttctctatgacacagactaggatgcatggatctgttcctctatgacacagactaggatgtcaggatctgttctctatgacacagactaggatcccaggatctgttctctatgacacagactaggatcccaggatctgttcgctatgacacagactaggatcccaggttctgttctctatgacacagactaggatcccaggttctgttctctatgacacagactagtatcccaggatctgttctctatgacacagactaggatcccaggatctcttctctatgacacagactaagatgcctggatctgttcctctatgacacagactaggatcccaggatctcttctctatgacacagactaggatcccaggatctgttctctatgacacagactaggatgcctggatctgttcctctatgacacagactaggatgccaggatctgttctctatgacacagactaggatgccaggatctgttctctatgacacagactaggatcccaggatctgttctctatgacacagactaggatgccaggatctgttctctatgacacagactaggatcccaggatctgttctctatgacacagactaggatgccaggatctgttctctatgacacagactaggatgccaggatctgttctctatgacagactaggagcccaggatctgttctctatgacacagactaggatgcatggatctgttcctctatgacacagactaggatgtcatgatctgttctctatgacacagactaggatcccaggatctgttctctatgacacagactaggatcccaggatctgttcgctatgacacagactaggatcccaggttctgttctctatgacacagactaggatcccaggttctgttctctatgacacagactagtatCCCAGGATCTgtttctatgacacagactaggatcccaggatctcttctctatgacacagactaggatgcctggatctgttcctctatgacacagactagtatcccaggatctcttctctatgacacagactaggatgcctggatctgttcctctatgacacagactaggatgtcaggatctgttctctatgacacagactaggatcccaggatctgttctctatgacacagactaggatcccatgagctcttctctatgacacagactaggatcccaggatctcttctctatgaaacagactaggatcccagtatctgttctctatgacacagactaggatcccaggatctcttctctatgacacagactaggatcccaggatctcttctctatgacagactaggatccaaggatctcttctctatgacacagactaggatcccaggatctgttctctatgacacagactaggattccatgagctcttctctatgacacagactaggatcccaggatctcttctctatgacacagactaggatcccaggatctcttctctatgactcagactaggatcccaggatctcttctctatgacacagactaggatcccaggatctcttctctatgacagactaggatcccaggatctcttctctatgaaacagactaggatgccaggatctgttctctatgacacagactaggatcccaggatctgttctctatgacacagactaggatgccaggatctgttctctatgacacacactaggatgccaggatctgttctctatgacacagactaggatgccaggatctgttctctatgacacagactaggatgccaggatctcttctctatgacacagactaggatcccaggatctgttctctatgacacagactaggatcccatgagctcttctctatgacacagactaggatcccaggatctcttctctatgacacagactaggatcccagtatctgttctctatgacacagactaggatcccaggatctcttctctatgacacagactaggatcccaggatctcttctctatgacacagactaggatgcatggatctgttcctctatgacaaagactaggatgtcaggatctgttctctatgacacagactaggatcccaggatctcttctctatgacacagactaggatcccaggatctgttatctatgacacagactaggatcccaggatctcttctctatgacacagactaggatcccaggatctcttctctatgacacagactaggatgccaggatctgttctctatgacacagactaggatcccaggatctgttctctatgacacagactaggatgccaggatctgttctctatgacagactaggattccaggatctgttctctatgacacagactaggatcccaggatctgttctctatgacacagactaggatgccaggatatgTTCCTCTATgaaacagactaggatcccaggatctgttttctatgacacagactaggatgccaggatcttttctctatgacacagactaggatgccaggatctgttctctatgacacagactaggatcccaggatctgttctctatgacacagactaggatgccaggatctgttcctctatgaaacagactaggatcccagaatCTGttttctatgacacagactaggatgccaggatctgttcctctatgacacagactaggatgccaggatctgttctctataacacagactaggatcccaggatctgttctctatgacacagactaggatcccaggatctgttctctatgacacagactaggatgccaggatctcttctctatgacacagactaggatgcctggatctattcctctatgacacagactaggatgccaggatctgttctctatgacacagactaggatcccaggatctcttctctatgacacagactaggatcccaggatctcttctctatgacacagactagtatcccaggatctcttctctatgacagactaagatgcctggatctgttcctctatgacacagactaggatcccagtatctgttctctatgacagactaggatcccaggatctgttctctatgacacagactaggatgcctggatctgttccactatgacacagactaggatgccaggatctgttctctatgacacagactaggatgccaggatctgttctctatgacacagactaggatcccaggatctgttctctatgacacagactaggatgccaggatctgttctctatgacacagactaggatcgcaggatctgttctctatgacacagactaggatgccaggatctgttctctatgacaccgactaggatgccaggatctgttctctatgacagactaggatcccaggatctgttctctatgacacagactaggatgcctggatctgttcctctatgacacagactaggatgtcaggatctgttctctatgacacagactaggatcccaggatctcttctctatgacacagactaggatcccaggatctcttctctatgactcagactaggatcccaggatctcttctctatgacacagactaggatcccaggatctcttctctatgacagactagcatcccaggatctcttctctatgaaacagactaggatgccaggatctgttctctatgacacagactaggatcccaggatctgttctctatgacacagactaggatgccaggatctgttctctatgacacacattaggatgccaggatctgttctctatgacacagactaggatgccaggatctgttctctatgacacagactaggatgccaggatctcttctctatgacacagactaggatcccaggatctgttctctatgacacagactaggatcccatgatctcttctctatgacacagactaggatcccaggatctcttctctatgacacagactaggatcccagtatctgttctctatgacacagactaggatcccaggatctcttctctatgacacagactaggatcccaggatctcttctctatgacacagactaggatgcatggatctgttcctctatgacaaagactaggatgtcaggatctgttctctatgacacagactaggatcccaggatctcttctctatgacacagactaggatcccaggatctgttatctatgacacagactaggatcccaggatctcttctctatgacacagactaggatcccaggatctcttctctatgacacagactaggatgccaggatctgttctctatgacacagactaggatcccaggatctgttctctatgacacagactaggatgccaggatctgttctctatgacagactaggattccaggatctgttctctataacacagactaggatcccaggatatgttctctatgacacagactaggatgccaggatctgttcctctatgaaacagactaggatcccaggatctgttttctatgacacagactaggatgccaggatcttttctctatgacacagactaggatcccaggatctgttctctatgacacagactaggatgccaggatctgttcctctatgaaacagactaggatcccaggatctgttttctatgacacagactaggatgccaggatcttttctctatgacacagactaggatgccaggatctgttctctatgacacagactaggatcccaggatctgttctctatgacacagactaggatgccaggatctgttcctctatgacacagactaggatgccaggatctgttctctatgacacagactaggatcccaggatctgttctctatgacacggactaggatcccaggatctgttctctatgacacagactaggatgccaggatctcttctctatgacacagactaggatcccaggatctcttctctatgacacagactaggatcccaggatctcttctctatgacacagactagtatCCCAGGATCTCtactctatgacagactaggatgcctggatctgttcctctatgacacagactaggatgtcaggatctgttctctatgacacagactaggatcccaggatctcttctctatgacacagactaggatcccaggatctgttatctatgacacagactaggatcccaggatctcttctctatgacacagactaggatcccagaatctgttctctatgacacaggctaggatgccaggatctgttctctatgacacagactaggatcccaggatctgttctttatgacacagactaggatgccaggatctgttctctatgacagactaggattccaggatctgttctctatgacacagactaggatcccaggatctgttctctatgacacagactaggatgccaggatctgttcctctatgaaacagactaggatcccaggatctgttttctatgacacagactaggatgccaggatctgttctctatgacacagactaggatgccaggatctgttctctatgacacagactaggatgccaggatctgttctctatgacacagactaggatgccaggatctgttctctatgacacagactaggataccaggatctgttctctctgacacagactaggatgccaggatctgttcctctatgaaacagactaggatcccaggatctgttctctatgtcagactaggatgtcaggatctgttctctatgacacagactaggatgccaggatctgttccctgatacagactaggatgccaggatctgttctctatgacacagactaggatgccaggatctgttctctatgacacagactaggatgccaggatctgttctctatgacacagactaggatgccaggatctgttctctatgacacagactaggatgccagaatctgttctctatgacacagactaggatgccaggatctgttctctatgacacagactaggatgccaggatctgttctctatgacacagactaggatcccaggatctcttctctatgacacagactaggatgccaggatctgttctctatgacacagactaagatcccaggatctcttctctatgacacagactaggatgccaggatctgttctctatgacacagactatgatcccaggatctcttctctatgacacagactaggatgccaggatctgttctctatgacacagactaggatcccaggatctcttctctgacacagactaggatcccaggatctgttcactatgacacagactaggatgccaggatctcttctctatgacacagactaggatcccaggatctcttttctatgacacagactaggatgccaggatctgttctctatgacacagactaggatcccaggatctcttctctatgacacagactaggatcccaggatctgttctctatgacacagactaggatgccaggatctgttctctatgacacagactaggattccaggatctcttctctatgacacagactaggatcccaggatctcttctctatgacacagactagaatgccaggatctgttctctatgaaagactaggatgccaggatctgttctctatgacacagactaggatcccaggatctcttctctatgacacagactaggatgccaggatctcttctctatgacacagactaggatcccaagaTCTCttttctatgacacagactaggatcccaggatctgttctctatgacacagactaggatcccaggaactcttctctatgacacagtctaggatcccaggatctgttctctatgacacag
Encoded here:
- the LOC138652298 gene encoding uncharacterized protein — protein: MLTSDESSVVAAALVFEAARLQEERRPKRKRRIWTRSWLQKRSTLSHMGLIRELRDNNPHDFRNYLRMSEESFQIILSAVTPLIQRRDTPMRAAVPVDERLAVTLRFLATGRSLQDLQFSAAVSRPFLSVVIPETCEAIVHSLRHYMEFPKTADDWKKIASDFDQLWQFPNCGGALDGKHVRITQPANSGSFFFNYKGYFSVILMALVNANYEFVDVDVGMNGQVSDGGVFEHTSFGESLRNNQLQLPVNEDTKANLNFVFIADEAFPLHPHLLKPFAQRTLTPERRIYNYRLSRARRVVENAFGIMANRFRVFHTAINLKLPSIDFVVLACCVLHNFLRHHDTSSYSPPSFIDAVDPRTGDIVPGEWRTQPDNLTALQALGSGRQADDARDCREKYCQYFNGSGAVPWQDRAV